The stretch of DNA CCCCGGCGGCCTCGCTGAGGACCCGCTGGGCCTCCTCGCGGCGCGGGCCGAACTTGGGCCGGTTGGCGACGAACTGCACGGCGATGTTTCCGATCTCGAAACCCTCGGCGCGGACGATCCGGGCGGCCTCGGCCAGCAGTTCCGCCCCTGATGCGCCGGCGTATTCGGGCCGGTCGGTGCCGAAATGCGTGCCGAGATCTCCGACCCCACAGGCCGAGAAGAGCGCGTCGGCGGCGGCGTGGGCCACCGGGTCGCCGTCGGAATGGCCGGCAAGCCCCCGTTCGCCGTCCCACAACAGGCCGCCGAGCCAGAGCGGCTGCGGGGCGTCGTCGGCGGCGTAGGCATGGACGTCAATACCGATCCCGGTCCGGGGAATAACGGGCCCGTGGACGGCCGGTTTTGCGGACA from Arthrobacter sp. PAMC25564 encodes:
- the ispF gene encoding 2-C-methyl-D-erythritol 2,4-cyclodiphosphate synthase; the protein is MSMSAKPAVHGPVIPRTGIGIDVHAYAADDAPQPLWLGGLLWDGERGLAGHSDGDPVAHAAADALFSACGVGDLGTHFGTDRPEYAGASGAELLAEAARIVRAEGFEIGNIAVQFVANRPKFGPRREEAQRVLSEAAGAPVSISATTSDGLGFAGRGEGISALATALVYPAA